One part of the Actinomycetes bacterium genome encodes these proteins:
- a CDS encoding MMPL family transporter, which produces MDTHRGQRAGNRQRVGRTARVITAAAAIVIAVFAAFVPSNSLILKVIGIGMAAAILIDATVVRLLVVPAVMFILGDRNWWMPPALSFLPEVHVEAHPDRYRTSPDSNVSAPHIEPELVR; this is translated from the coding sequence CTGGACACGCATCGGGGACAACGGGCAGGCAATCGTCAGCGGGTTGGCCGGACCGCGCGGGTCATCACAGCAGCAGCAGCCATTGTGATCGCGGTGTTCGCAGCGTTCGTACCCAGCAACAGCCTCATCCTCAAGGTGATCGGCATCGGCATGGCCGCCGCCATCCTCATCGACGCCACCGTCGTGCGACTGCTCGTCGTGCCAGCCGTGATGTTCATCCTCGGCGACCGGAACTGGTGGATGCCGCCGGCCCTCTCGTTCCTACCCGAGGTCCACGTCGAGGCACACCCCGACCGGTACCGGACATCCCCTGACAGCAACGTCTCCGCTCCCCACATCGAGCCGGAGCTGGTGAGATGA
- a CDS encoding MMPL family transporter, whose product MPTPAPHGAVESEGWLRWGRLVQRHRVLAAVVGVSALLALASPFLGARFGFPDAGHDAADSSSRRAYMMVEQAFGPGANGPLLIAAELTAPADATALTSLVTSLTHVSGLASVSPVTLSPSHDAAVLTVFPTTGPEDPRTQTLVRTLREQIVPAATAGTGLTVHVGGVTAASIDTTSNIESKLPLLIAGVVILSALLLLVAFRSVAVALKAAALNLLSVAAADGVVALVLQGGWFGRLFGIDSPTPLPAFVPVLMFAVLFGLSMDYEVFLVSRIRETWTRIGDNGQAIVSGLAGPRGSSQQQQPL is encoded by the coding sequence GTGCCCACGCCGGCGCCGCACGGCGCCGTTGAGTCCGAGGGTTGGCTGCGCTGGGGGCGCCTGGTCCAGCGCCATCGGGTGCTTGCCGCCGTGGTCGGCGTGTCGGCGCTGCTGGCCCTGGCCAGCCCGTTCCTGGGTGCGCGCTTCGGGTTCCCCGACGCCGGCCACGACGCGGCCGACAGCTCCAGCCGCCGCGCCTACATGATGGTTGAGCAGGCGTTCGGTCCCGGCGCGAACGGGCCGCTCCTCATCGCAGCTGAGCTCACCGCACCAGCGGACGCGACCGCGCTCACCAGCCTCGTCACCAGCCTGACGCACGTCAGCGGCCTCGCCTCGGTCAGCCCCGTCACGCTCAGCCCGTCCCACGACGCGGCCGTGCTCACGGTGTTCCCGACCACCGGGCCCGAGGACCCCCGCACCCAGACCCTCGTCCGCACGCTGCGCGAGCAGATCGTGCCGGCTGCGACCGCGGGCACCGGGCTGACTGTCCACGTCGGAGGCGTGACCGCAGCGTCCATCGACACCACGAGCAACATCGAGAGCAAGCTCCCGCTGCTCATCGCCGGTGTCGTGATCCTCTCGGCGCTCCTGCTGCTCGTCGCCTTCCGCAGCGTCGCGGTCGCCCTCAAGGCCGCCGCGCTGAACCTCTTGTCCGTCGCCGCCGCCGACGGCGTCGTGGCTCTCGTCCTGCAGGGCGGCTGGTTCGGCCGGCTGTTCGGAATCGACAGCCCCACGCCGCTGCCCGCATTCGTCCCGGTGCTCATGTTCGCCGTCCTGTTCGGGCTGTCGATGGACTACGAGGTCTTCCTCGTCTCCCGGATACGCGAGACCTGGACACGCATCGGGGACAACGGGCAGGCAATCGTCAGCGGGTTGGCCGGACCGCGCGGGTCATCACAGCAGCAGCAGCCATTGTGA
- a CDS encoding MMPL family transporter, whose amino-acid sequence MNPELVADRTARVPAVAAPGVLGRVAQWTFRHRALTVVGWVVTVAVAIVLSIAFAGRFTADYSAPGADSTQAHDRLVREFPSAAASSIAVVVRSTSGPVTEGLARSQVRQLLDELARQSHVRQVSDPFATPGGVSRDLTTAIATVQHDVVQPSDMPVTATTSLLGLADRASVNGLQVAMSGDAVAAAEQGPVGSEGLGLLVAAVILLLTFGSIVAAGLPLAVALVGLGVSGAVTGLVARVMPVPDWSTSLATMIGLGVGIDYTLLMVTRFREWRAEGLDVQRATVATLDTAGRAVVLAGTTVVISMLGLFATGLPYMRGAAAATIVAVLVVLAAAITLFPALLGFVGGHLDRLRVPLPRRRRRPGGAAGAHAGAARRR is encoded by the coding sequence ATGAATCCAGAGTTGGTCGCGGATCGCACGGCTCGCGTCCCCGCGGTTGCGGCGCCAGGCGTTCTCGGGCGGGTGGCGCAGTGGACCTTCCGGCACCGCGCGCTCACCGTGGTCGGCTGGGTTGTCACAGTTGCCGTCGCGATCGTCCTGTCGATCGCCTTCGCCGGCCGGTTTACGGCCGACTACTCGGCGCCCGGTGCCGATTCCACCCAGGCGCATGACCGGCTGGTTCGCGAGTTCCCGTCCGCCGCGGCGTCCTCGATCGCCGTGGTCGTGCGCAGCACCTCGGGTCCGGTCACTGAGGGCCTGGCTCGGTCCCAGGTTCGGCAGCTGCTCGACGAACTGGCCCGGCAGTCACACGTCCGTCAGGTCAGCGACCCGTTCGCCACCCCCGGTGGGGTCTCGCGGGACCTCACCACGGCGATCGCCACGGTGCAGCACGACGTCGTCCAGCCCTCCGATATGCCGGTCACCGCGACGACGTCGCTGCTGGGCCTGGCCGACCGGGCATCGGTCAACGGGCTGCAGGTCGCGATGAGCGGCGATGCCGTCGCAGCCGCCGAGCAGGGCCCGGTCGGCTCCGAGGGCCTGGGGCTTCTCGTGGCAGCGGTGATCCTGCTGCTCACCTTCGGGTCGATAGTCGCCGCCGGCCTTCCTCTGGCCGTCGCGCTGGTCGGCTTGGGGGTCAGCGGTGCGGTGACCGGCCTGGTCGCCCGGGTGATGCCGGTGCCTGACTGGTCCACCTCGCTGGCCACCATGATCGGCCTCGGCGTCGGGATCGACTACACGCTGCTGATGGTCACCCGGTTCCGCGAGTGGCGGGCCGAAGGGCTCGACGTGCAGCGAGCCACGGTCGCTACCCTGGACACCGCCGGGCGCGCTGTGGTCCTGGCCGGCACGACCGTCGTCATCAGCATGCTCGGCCTGTTCGCCACGGGACTGCCCTACATGCGCGGGGCCGCCGCGGCGACCATCGTCGCCGTGCTCGTGGTGCTCGCCGCCGCGATCACCCTGTTCCCCGCACTCCTCGGTTTCGTGGGAGGCCACCTCGACCGGCTCCGCGTCCCGCTGCCCCGTCGTCGACGCCGGCCGGGTGGGGCGGCAGGTGCCCACGCCGGCGCCGCACGGCGCCGTTGA
- a CDS encoding TetR/AcrR family transcriptional regulator, with translation MTTTVGDPASAVPSRRERARQATLTEIKATALDLMRSQGNTDVRFADIARAMGFTAQALYRYYGDRDQLLTDLIFEGYHDLAQSLADAVTDADPSPGREHFRVVATAYRAWALGDPPRFTLLFGQPVPGYVAPAHGPTVEAAKSAIEQLALVVHRALAAGVLADPIVEDVAPSTLAALQADADDSVVEGTVPAASHQALLHAWYGMHGAICLEMYGHLRMYDKPALDAIYEAQVELSSRAMGLADT, from the coding sequence ATGACGACGACCGTGGGCGATCCCGCGAGTGCCGTGCCGTCACGACGGGAGCGGGCGCGCCAGGCCACCCTCACCGAGATCAAGGCGACCGCCCTCGACCTCATGCGCAGTCAGGGCAACACCGACGTCCGGTTCGCCGACATTGCCCGCGCCATGGGGTTCACCGCGCAGGCTCTCTACAGGTACTACGGCGACCGCGACCAACTGCTCACCGACCTCATCTTCGAGGGCTACCACGACCTGGCGCAGTCACTAGCCGACGCCGTCACAGACGCCGACCCCTCCCCCGGCCGGGAGCATTTCCGGGTCGTCGCGACGGCGTACCGGGCGTGGGCACTGGGCGACCCGCCGCGCTTCACCCTGCTGTTCGGCCAACCGGTCCCGGGCTACGTCGCACCCGCACACGGACCCACCGTCGAGGCTGCCAAGTCCGCGATCGAGCAGCTCGCCCTCGTCGTGCACCGGGCGCTCGCCGCCGGCGTGCTCGCCGACCCCATCGTCGAGGACGTCGCGCCCTCGACGCTGGCCGCTCTGCAGGCCGACGCCGACGACTCGGTGGTCGAGGGGACGGTTCCCGCCGCCAGCCACCAGGCACTGCTGCACGCCTGGTACGGGATGCACGGCGCCATCTGCCTCGAGATGTACGGGCACCTGCGGATGTACGACAAGCCCGCGCTCGACGCCATCTACGAAGCCCAAGTCGAGCTGTCGTCCCGAGCCATGGGGCTCGCCGATACCTGA
- a CDS encoding alpha/beta hydrolase yields the protein MYLNRMATTNRGTAPTQYLARPEGRVAYDVAGDGPLVLLVPGMGDLRATYRFLAPALVEAGYRVATSDLRGHGGSDPTFGSYGDVETAGDLVALIEALGGPAVIVGNSMGAGAAAYVAAERPELVSALVLVGPFVRDGSISAFTRIMMRVAMATPWAALSWKSYAPKFYAGHRPDDLDTYLPEVIASIKRPGYTKAFSLTTRTSHAPVEARLAEVTAPTLVVMGQQDPDFLDPKAEADWIAAALHGTVVIVPEAGHYPQSQQPELVAAAIGSFLAEAGSRG from the coding sequence ATGTATCTTAACCGCATGGCTACTACAAATAGGGGCACCGCTCCCACCCAGTACCTCGCCCGTCCCGAGGGGCGGGTCGCCTACGACGTGGCCGGTGACGGCCCCCTGGTCCTGCTCGTTCCCGGCATGGGCGACCTGCGCGCCACGTACCGGTTCCTGGCGCCGGCTCTGGTCGAGGCGGGCTACCGCGTCGCGACCAGCGACCTTCGCGGCCACGGCGGCAGCGATCCGACGTTCGGCTCCTACGGCGACGTCGAGACCGCCGGGGATCTCGTCGCGCTGATCGAGGCGCTCGGGGGTCCGGCCGTGATCGTGGGCAACTCGATGGGCGCCGGGGCCGCCGCCTACGTCGCGGCCGAGCGCCCGGAGCTGGTGAGCGCGCTGGTCCTCGTCGGCCCGTTCGTGCGCGACGGTTCGATCAGCGCGTTCACCCGGATCATGATGCGGGTCGCGATGGCCACACCGTGGGCCGCCCTGTCGTGGAAGTCGTATGCGCCGAAGTTCTACGCCGGGCACCGCCCCGACGACCTCGACACCTACCTCCCCGAGGTCATCGCCAGCATCAAGCGACCCGGCTACACCAAGGCGTTCTCGCTGACGACCCGCACCAGCCACGCACCGGTCGAGGCTCGCCTGGCCGAGGTGACCGCGCCCACGCTGGTCGTGATGGGCCAGCAGGACCCGGACTTCCTCGACCCGAAGGCCGAGGCCGACTGGATCGCCGCCGCCCTGCACGGCACCGTCGTCATCGTCCCCGAGGCCGGCCACTACCCCCAGTCGCAGCAGCCCGAGCTCGTGGCCGCCGCGATCGGCTCGTTCCTCGCCGAGGCGGGCAGTCGTGGCTAG
- a CDS encoding WHG domain-containing protein, with translation MARAGLSEDRVVVEAERIADEVGLSRLTLAALAESLGVRQPSLYKHIDGMDALQRSIAVRAKTELADVLGRAAVGKSGDDAIRALAAAYRRWAVQHPGRYSATVRAPEPGDTDDEAASAAAVGVVLDVLAGYDLHGIDAIDATRAIRSTLHGFIALESSGGFGLPVDIDRSFERLVDGLVVALHALATPTS, from the coding sequence GTGGCTAGGGCCGGGCTGAGCGAGGACCGCGTCGTCGTCGAGGCCGAGCGCATCGCCGACGAGGTGGGCCTGTCCCGCCTCACCCTCGCCGCGCTCGCCGAGAGCCTCGGCGTCCGCCAGCCGTCCCTCTACAAGCACATCGACGGCATGGACGCCCTGCAGCGCAGCATCGCGGTCCGCGCCAAGACCGAGCTCGCCGACGTCCTGGGTCGCGCTGCCGTCGGCAAGTCTGGTGACGATGCGATCCGCGCCCTCGCTGCGGCGTACCGCCGGTGGGCGGTGCAGCACCCGGGCCGCTACAGCGCCACCGTCCGCGCACCCGAGCCCGGCGACACCGACGACGAGGCGGCCAGCGCCGCCGCTGTCGGCGTCGTGCTGGACGTGCTGGCGGGCTACGACCTCCACGGCATCGACGCGATCGACGCCACCCGCGCCATCCGCTCCACCCTGCACGGCTTCATCGCCCTCGAGTCCTCCGGCGGCTTCGGCCTGCCCGTCGACATCGACCGCAGCTTCGAGCGCCTCGTCGACGGACTCGTCGTCGCCCTCCACGCCCTCGCGACCCCCACGAGCTGA
- a CDS encoding DUF4260 domain-containing protein yields MDTLSPAPSLHAVGAPNPPQAGVVTGRPRAFLRVEGLALLVAALVAYSRTGQAWWLLPATLLLPDLGALGYLVSRSAGALVYNLAHATPLPLALVGVGLWQQQMLVVALATVWLAHIGMDRAMAYGFKHDGDPNHTHLGRHDHHRSS; encoded by the coding sequence ATGGACACCCTCTCCCCCGCCCCCTCGCTCCACGCGGTCGGTGCACCGAACCCGCCGCAGGCCGGCGTCGTCACCGGACGACCCCGCGCCTTCCTACGGGTCGAGGGCCTCGCGCTGCTGGTGGCCGCCCTGGTCGCCTACTCGCGCACCGGGCAGGCGTGGTGGCTGCTACCGGCCACGCTGCTGCTGCCCGACCTCGGCGCCCTCGGCTACCTAGTGTCGCGTTCCGCGGGGGCGCTCGTCTACAACCTCGCGCACGCAACACCGCTCCCCCTGGCACTCGTGGGCGTCGGGCTCTGGCAGCAGCAGATGCTCGTCGTCGCCCTGGCCACCGTGTGGCTCGCCCACATCGGGATGGACCGGGCCATGGCCTACGGCTTCAAGCACGACGGCGACCCCAACCACACGCACCT